A single genomic interval of Litoreibacter ponti harbors:
- a CDS encoding dihydrodipicolinate synthase family protein, translated as MLNETAAGVYIISATPFTGTGEIDYASTDQLVEFYLEHGVSGMTILGMMGEAPKLSSDEALAFMSHMLKRVAGRVPVIVGVSNAGIANIASLSHAAMDQGAAGVMIAPPRGLGTDEKQHGFLSQCCEALGPDVPVCYQDFPLATGVSLSAELFARMVWDFEQLVMLKHEDWPGLNKLTRIRTLERRRVSILCGNGGIFLPEEMARGADGAMTGFAFPEMLVAVVRLCNEGAYDAASDLFDAYLPIIRLEQQPGAGLAIRKEILRRRGALKCNAARMPGPTLTREDHTEITRLMARLDRRLIDLKGS; from the coding sequence ATGCTGAACGAGACCGCCGCGGGCGTCTACATCATCTCCGCCACGCCGTTTACCGGGACGGGCGAGATCGACTACGCCAGCACCGATCAGTTGGTAGAGTTCTATTTGGAGCACGGCGTCAGCGGGATGACGATCCTTGGCATGATGGGCGAAGCGCCGAAACTGTCCTCGGACGAGGCGCTGGCCTTCATGTCCCATATGCTCAAACGCGTGGCTGGGCGGGTGCCTGTGATCGTTGGCGTCTCGAATGCCGGGATTGCTAATATCGCAAGCTTGAGCCACGCCGCAATGGACCAAGGTGCCGCCGGTGTCATGATCGCGCCTCCGCGCGGTCTGGGAACTGACGAGAAGCAGCATGGCTTTTTGTCCCAATGCTGTGAGGCGCTTGGGCCGGATGTGCCCGTTTGCTATCAGGACTTTCCGTTGGCCACTGGCGTGTCGCTATCGGCGGAGCTTTTTGCCCGGATGGTGTGGGATTTTGAACAGCTGGTCATGCTCAAGCATGAGGATTGGCCGGGGCTGAACAAGCTGACCAGGATCCGCACCCTTGAGCGCCGCAGAGTCTCGATCCTCTGTGGCAATGGCGGGATATTCCTGCCCGAAGAAATGGCGCGTGGGGCTGATGGCGCCATGACCGGCTTTGCCTTCCCCGAGATGCTGGTCGCCGTCGTGCGGCTTTGCAATGAGGGTGCATATGACGCGGCCAGTGATCTGTTCGATGCTTACTTGCCCATCATTCGGCTGGAACAACAGCCGGGCGCGGGGCTGGCCATTCGCAAAGAGATCCTGCGTCGAAGAGGTGCGTTGAAGTGCAACGCGGCCCGTATGCCAGGACCCACGCTGACGCGCGAAGACCATACGGAGATCACGCGACTTATGGCGCGGCTGGATCGGCGTTTGATCGACTTAAAGGGGAGCTGA
- a CDS encoding SDR family NAD(P)-dependent oxidoreductase: MPEFATYPSLKDKRVLITGGASGIGALTVEAFAEQGAKVAFLDRDADATAALAKATGAAYRLCDLRDIDATQTAISELSQKLGSFEVLVNNAARDDRHDWREVTPDYWDERMDTNLRHMFFAMQAVAPGMIEAGGGSIINLGSNSWWEAVGNFPAYATAKAAVHGLTRTMARDLGGHRIRVNTVVPGWIMTERQKELWVTPEAIENHRNNQCLPDLIEPVYVARMVLFLASDDAAMCTASNYMVEAGSI, from the coding sequence ATGCCCGAATTCGCGACCTATCCCAGTTTGAAGGACAAGCGCGTACTGATCACCGGCGGCGCATCGGGCATCGGCGCGTTAACCGTTGAAGCCTTCGCGGAGCAGGGCGCAAAGGTTGCCTTTCTGGATCGCGACGCGGATGCGACTGCTGCCTTGGCCAAGGCGACGGGGGCGGCTTATCGGCTATGTGACCTGCGCGATATCGACGCGACCCAGACCGCGATTTCCGAGCTATCCCAAAAGCTTGGCAGTTTCGAGGTACTGGTCAACAACGCGGCCCGTGACGACCGCCACGACTGGCGGGAGGTGACGCCGGACTATTGGGACGAGCGGATGGACACCAATTTGCGGCACATGTTTTTCGCGATGCAGGCCGTCGCGCCGGGTATGATCGAGGCAGGCGGAGGCAGTATCATTAACCTTGGGTCCAACTCCTGGTGGGAGGCCGTCGGCAACTTCCCCGCCTACGCCACCGCGAAAGCTGCGGTCCATGGCCTGACCCGCACCATGGCGCGCGATCTGGGCGGACACCGCATCCGCGTGAACACAGTCGTGCCGGGTTGGATCATGACCGAGCGTCAGAAAGAGCTGTGGGTGACCCCGGAAGCCATTGAGAATCATCGAAATAACCAATGCCTGCCCGATCTGATCGAGCCGGTTTATGTCGCGCGAATGGTGTTGTTTCTGGCGTCCGACGATGCCGCGATGTGCACCGCGAGCAACTACATGGTCGAGGCGGGCTCGATCTAG
- a CDS encoding DUF2312 domain-containing protein, whose product MSDTSDVDSTYRVTADELRQFVERYERLEQEKKDIADQQKEVMAEAKGRGYDTKVLRKVMALRRRDPQEISEEEAVLELYKEALGM is encoded by the coding sequence ATGTCCGACACTTCCGACGTTGATAGCACTTACCGTGTCACAGCAGATGAGCTGCGCCAGTTTGTCGAGCGGTACGAGCGTCTTGAGCAGGAAAAGAAGGATATCGCCGACCAGCAGAAAGAAGTGATGGCAGAAGCCAAGGGCCGCGGCTACGACACCAAGGTTCTGCGTAAGGTGATGGCGTTGCGGCGTCGCGATCCGCAAGAAATCTCGGAAGAAGAAGCGGTGCTGGAGCTTTACAAAGAAGCGCTCGGGATGTGA
- the hydA gene encoding dihydropyrimidinase has protein sequence MATYDTVITGGTVANACATFKADVGIKDGQIAALGLGLGDAQHVIDARGKYVLPGGIETHCHIAQESSMGMMTADDYFTGSVSAAFGGNTTIVPFAAQQRGQTIPEVLQTYDDRAAPKSVLDYSYHLIVTDPTEVALKKDLPAAFARGITSFKVFMTYDKMIVSDEKFLDILVMARENGGLTMVHAENNAMIKWMVGRLLERGYDAPKYHAVSHPAAAEVEAVRRGIALASFVEAPLLFVHISTDAGARAIAEARMDGRMIFGETCPQYMFLTADDLDRPGVEGAKFCCSPPLRDVQTQTDMWRHLNAGSLQLYSSDHAPYRFDKSGKLSTGDTPPFKTIANGLPGIELRAPLLFSEGVQTGRITLEQFVALTASNAARLFGMGHRKGAIAIGYDADIAIWDPEKTTQVTAAGMHDNMDYTPFEGWELNGWPVTVINQGRIIVDGGELKAKAGDGSFIPRKPFDPTGFLPPRAPEMAQATNFGAKLF, from the coding sequence ATGGCAACATATGACACAGTAATCACCGGCGGCACTGTTGCGAATGCCTGTGCCACGTTCAAGGCGGATGTCGGGATCAAGGACGGACAGATTGCTGCTCTCGGATTGGGTCTTGGTGATGCGCAACACGTGATTGATGCACGTGGCAAGTACGTGCTGCCCGGCGGGATCGAGACGCATTGCCATATCGCGCAAGAATCCTCGATGGGCATGATGACAGCCGATGATTATTTCACTGGTAGCGTCTCAGCAGCCTTCGGTGGCAATACCACGATTGTACCCTTTGCCGCGCAACAGCGTGGTCAGACCATCCCTGAGGTATTGCAAACCTATGACGACCGCGCTGCGCCGAAATCTGTACTCGATTACTCCTATCACCTGATCGTCACCGACCCGACCGAGGTGGCGTTAAAAAAAGACCTTCCCGCAGCCTTTGCGCGTGGCATCACGTCGTTCAAGGTGTTCATGACCTATGACAAGATGATCGTCTCGGATGAGAAGTTCCTCGATATTCTGGTGATGGCGCGCGAGAACGGCGGGCTGACAATGGTCCACGCCGAAAACAACGCCATGATCAAATGGATGGTGGGGCGGCTCCTTGAGCGCGGGTATGATGCGCCGAAATACCATGCCGTCAGCCATCCAGCCGCCGCCGAGGTCGAGGCTGTGCGGCGCGGAATTGCGCTTGCGTCATTCGTCGAGGCGCCGCTGCTGTTTGTCCATATTTCGACCGATGCTGGGGCCCGCGCAATTGCCGAAGCGCGCATGGACGGCCGCATGATTTTTGGCGAGACATGCCCGCAATATATGTTCTTGACCGCCGATGATCTGGATCGCCCCGGCGTTGAAGGTGCGAAGTTCTGCTGCTCGCCGCCTTTGCGCGATGTCCAAACCCAGACCGATATGTGGCGGCATCTGAATGCGGGCTCACTGCAGCTCTATTCCTCAGATCATGCGCCATACCGTTTTGACAAGTCTGGCAAGCTTTCGACTGGTGACACCCCACCCTTCAAAACGATCGCCAATGGCCTGCCGGGGATCGAGCTGCGCGCGCCGCTTTTGTTCTCCGAAGGGGTGCAAACGGGCCGTATCACGCTGGAGCAGTTCGTTGCACTGACCGCGAGCAACGCAGCACGGCTCTTTGGTATGGGGCACCGGAAAGGCGCGATTGCGATTGGCTACGATGCAGATATCGCAATCTGGGACCCGGAAAAGACGACGCAGGTGACTGCCGCAGGCATGCATGACAACATGGATTACACCCCCTTTGAGGGGTGGGAGTTGAACGGCTGGCCGGTCACCGTGATCAATCAGGGCCGTATCATCGTGGATGGTGGAGAGTTGAAGGCCAAAGCCGGCGATGGCAGTTTCATTCCCCGCAAACCTTTCGATCCAACCGGGTTTTTACCCCCGCGCGCCCCCGAGATGGCACAGGCCACAAATTTCGGCGCGAAACTGTTCTGA
- a CDS encoding ABC transporter ATP-binding protein, whose translation MAEIVLKNINKRWGTFIGVKDFDLTIADREFLVLLGPSGCGKTTTMRMIAGLEDPTEGDILIDGKRVNDMEPKDRDIAMVFQSYGLYPNMNVYENIRFPLKVRKVPEAEHKERVMRASAMVELDEFLHRKPAALSGGQRQRVALARAIVREPNVFLMDEPLSNLDAKLRVSTRAQIKNLSHELKVTMIYVTHDQIEAMTLADRVVVMEKGIVQQVGTPTEIYDNPANTFVASFIGNPAMNLIEGEIRDGVFSAPNITVSRLSAADGKVTLGFRAEDAAMTDGDGEVSAPVYSMELLGDATMVTVRSGSSLMAIKAGKEYRSEIGAQVKASVPASICHLFDTASGARL comes from the coding sequence ATGGCAGAGATCGTGCTCAAGAATATCAACAAGCGGTGGGGCACCTTCATCGGGGTGAAGGATTTCGACCTGACCATCGCGGATCGCGAGTTTCTGGTGCTGCTCGGCCCTTCGGGCTGCGGCAAGACCACGACAATGCGCATGATCGCGGGGCTGGAGGACCCCACCGAGGGCGACATACTGATCGACGGAAAACGCGTTAACGATATGGAGCCCAAGGACCGTGACATCGCCATGGTGTTCCAAAGCTACGGGCTCTACCCGAATATGAATGTCTACGAGAACATTCGCTTCCCGCTGAAGGTCCGCAAGGTGCCGGAGGCCGAGCATAAAGAGCGCGTCATGCGCGCCTCCGCCATGGTGGAGCTGGACGAGTTCCTGCACCGCAAGCCCGCCGCTTTGTCCGGCGGCCAGCGCCAGCGTGTGGCGCTTGCCCGTGCCATCGTGCGCGAGCCGAACGTCTTCCTGATGGACGAGCCGCTGTCGAACCTTGACGCCAAGCTGCGCGTCTCGACCCGCGCCCAGATCAAGAACCTCAGCCACGAGCTGAAAGTGACCATGATCTACGTGACCCACGACCAGATCGAGGCGATGACCCTGGCCGACCGCGTCGTGGTGATGGAGAAGGGGATCGTCCAGCAGGTCGGCACGCCGACCGAGATCTATGACAACCCGGCCAACACGTTCGTGGCCAGCTTCATCGGCAACCCGGCGATGAATCTGATCGAGGGCGAGATCAGAGATGGGGTGTTTTCGGCTCCGAATATCACCGTGTCGCGCCTGTCCGCTGCCGATGGAAAAGTGACGCTCGGCTTCCGCGCCGAGGATGCCGCCATGACCGATGGCGACGGCGAGGTATCGGCCCCGGTCTACTCGATGGAGCTTCTGGGGGACGCGACCATGGTTACCGTCCGATCCGGCTCGTCGCTGATGGCGATCAAGGCAGGCAAGGAGTATCGCTCCGAGATTGGCGCACAAGTGAAGGCGTCTGTGCCGGCTTCGATTTGCCACCTCTTCGATACGGCTTCCGGCGCGCGGCTCTGA
- a CDS encoding carbohydrate ABC transporter permease: MKHRTFFWFFLPTGLAMLLFIALPIISVLIQSVYAPHEAVLITVENSGPFGTTTSTTIDQQATEALRAAEPLGRFVGLQIYLDRGHLAFGEVAELWRTTDSWGTFFSRLGNLPFYRAMAFTLTYTFTATPLLIVFGFIIALAVNSLHRHLKGLVIFFSLLPMIVTPIIGSLILFWMIDSRGVIGSLIQYLADDPNLSLKASTPLVWISIIVYGIWHSAPFAFVVFYAGLQTLPQDTLESAQIDGATRWQQIRYVVIPHLIPLVTFVALIKLMDNFRVFEEIVGFNAEAHATSLSWIIYNDLGGETRLLSSASATSVLTIIGVAILLSPVLIRTWRDFNAKTH, from the coding sequence ATGAAACACCGCACATTCTTCTGGTTTTTCCTGCCCACCGGGCTTGCGATGCTGCTGTTCATCGCGCTTCCGATCATCTCCGTGCTGATCCAGTCGGTTTACGCCCCCCACGAGGCGGTGCTGATCACCGTCGAGAATTCCGGCCCGTTCGGCACAACCACTTCCACCACAATCGACCAGCAGGCGACCGAGGCGCTGCGCGCCGCAGAGCCGCTGGGCCGGTTCGTGGGGCTTCAAATCTATCTCGACCGCGGGCATCTGGCCTTTGGCGAGGTCGCCGAGCTGTGGCGCACCACCGACAGCTGGGGCACCTTCTTCTCGCGCCTTGGCAACCTGCCGTTCTACCGCGCCATGGCCTTCACGCTGACCTACACGTTCACCGCCACGCCGCTGCTGATCGTCTTCGGCTTCATCATCGCGCTGGCGGTCAATTCGCTGCATCGCCACCTCAAGGGACTGGTGATCTTCTTCTCCCTGCTGCCGATGATCGTGACGCCGATCATTGGCTCGCTGATCCTGTTCTGGATGATCGACAGTCGCGGGGTGATTGGCTCGCTGATCCAGTATCTTGCCGATGATCCGAACCTCAGCCTCAAGGCGTCCACCCCGCTGGTCTGGATATCGATTATTGTCTACGGCATCTGGCATTCCGCGCCCTTTGCCTTCGTGGTGTTCTACGCAGGCCTGCAGACGTTGCCCCAGGACACGCTCGAGAGCGCACAAATCGACGGGGCCACCCGCTGGCAGCAAATCCGCTACGTGGTGATCCCGCATCTGATCCCGCTCGTGACCTTCGTGGCGTTGATCAAGCTGATGGACAACTTCCGCGTCTTCGAGGAAATCGTGGGCTTCAACGCCGAGGCCCACGCGACCTCGCTCAGTTGGATCATCTACAATGATCTCGGTGGCGAGACGCGGCTGCTCTCTTCGGCCTCCGCCACCTCCGTGCTGACGATCATCGGCGTCGCCATCCTGCTCTCGCCGGTGCTGATCCGCACCTGGCGCGACTTCAACGCAAAGACCCACTGA
- a CDS encoding ABC transporter substrate-binding protein, translating to MKHFKLALLSTAAAVSFGTMAAADGHAKCGIEAGRVSIVGNEFPAIQTIGAGAMACASDTVEVKTNLTADHQKINVAGMSGNPAEYTTAIVANSSIVALMNEDIIRPLDDLVAKHGDGIQANQLITVGGNIMAVAFMANAQHLVYRADILAEAGVEPPKTYEEMLAAAKVIKDKGLLENPVGGAYKAGWNLAQEFNNMYIGYGGEFFKPGTAEVSINNEQGVAALEMMKSLSEYMNPDFLTHDSNLTSAEWKAGNVALMNMWGSRTGALVDAEGTAPEVIEHTALGSPMTVGGGDIAATTLWWDGWTVAKNISDEDAEATFLAMKAAIDPSILNEETSPQAVWLIEGYEPTAQSAGVFGAVEMASKPYPMLPYQGLLHTALGAELADFMQGKESAEQALADVEAAYTAAAKENGFLQ from the coding sequence ATGAAACATTTCAAACTCGCACTGCTGTCAACGGCCGCAGCTGTCTCGTTCGGAACCATGGCGGCGGCGGATGGCCATGCCAAATGCGGAATCGAAGCGGGCCGCGTCAGCATCGTCGGCAACGAATTCCCGGCGATCCAGACCATCGGGGCAGGGGCCATGGCCTGCGCCTCCGACACGGTCGAGGTGAAGACGAACCTCACCGCCGATCACCAGAAGATCAACGTGGCCGGCATGTCGGGCAACCCGGCGGAGTACACCACCGCCATCGTCGCGAACTCCTCGATCGTGGCGCTGATGAACGAAGATATCATCCGTCCGCTCGATGATCTGGTGGCCAAGCATGGCGACGGCATTCAGGCCAACCAGCTGATCACCGTGGGTGGCAATATCATGGCTGTGGCCTTCATGGCGAACGCGCAGCACCTCGTCTACCGCGCCGATATCCTGGCCGAGGCCGGGGTCGAGCCGCCGAAGACCTACGAGGAGATGCTGGCAGCGGCCAAGGTCATCAAGGACAAGGGCCTGCTGGAGAACCCCGTGGGCGGAGCCTACAAGGCGGGCTGGAACCTCGCCCAAGAATTCAACAACATGTATATCGGCTATGGCGGGGAGTTCTTTAAGCCCGGCACGGCCGAGGTCTCCATCAACAACGAGCAAGGCGTCGCCGCGCTTGAGATGATGAAGTCGCTGTCGGAATACATGAACCCCGACTTCCTGACCCACGATTCGAACCTGACCTCGGCAGAGTGGAAGGCCGGCAACGTGGCGCTGATGAATATGTGGGGCTCGCGCACCGGCGCGCTGGTCGACGCCGAGGGCACCGCGCCCGAAGTGATCGAGCACACGGCCCTTGGATCCCCCATGACCGTGGGCGGTGGTGATATCGCTGCCACGACGCTGTGGTGGGACGGCTGGACCGTGGCCAAGAACATCTCCGACGAGGACGCCGAGGCGACCTTCCTCGCGATGAAGGCCGCGATTGATCCGTCGATCCTGAACGAAGAAACCTCGCCGCAGGCCGTTTGGCTGATCGAAGGCTACGAGCCCACCGCGCAATCCGCTGGTGTGTTCGGCGCGGTCGAGATGGCCTCCAAGCCCTACCCGATGCTGCCCTACCAGGGTCTGCTGCACACCGCGCTCGGCGCCGAGCTGGCGGACTTCATGCAGGGCAAGGAAAGCGCCGAGCAGGCGCTGGCCGATGTCGAGGCCGCCTACACGGCAGCCGCCAAGGAAAACGGCTTCCTGCAGTAA
- a CDS encoding carbohydrate ABC transporter permease, whose product MSRAQRKSPALRISLTLFLVIWLFMAAFPFLWTLWGSFKVELDFFSITDWTDALTGPRTEATYGSPFTGAGYEGAWIQEEFWRAAINTTLVCIFVVCTSLTIGTLGGYALSRSGNKYVFWLLITALIFRAMPPITLVAGYLLPFFEWNLWGHLATTVIVLVAINQPFTLWMLHSFFTKIPKDLDESAMVDGCTRFQAFRHVIIPVMWPGVITTGLFSFLLAYNDFAVTAMLLSKENQTMVPKIASFLGTTQTEGNVMFAVASVVSATAPLFVLVLFFQRQIVSGLTAGAVKG is encoded by the coding sequence ATGTCGCGCGCCCAACGCAAAAGCCCCGCCCTTCGCATCAGCCTGACGCTGTTCCTGGTGATCTGGCTGTTCATGGCGGCCTTCCCGTTCCTGTGGACGCTGTGGGGGTCGTTCAAGGTCGAGCTCGACTTCTTCTCGATCACCGACTGGACCGACGCGCTGACCGGTCCGCGGACCGAAGCGACCTATGGCTCGCCCTTCACCGGCGCGGGCTACGAGGGCGCGTGGATTCAGGAAGAGTTCTGGCGCGCGGCGATCAACACTACGCTGGTTTGCATCTTCGTGGTCTGCACCTCGCTCACCATCGGCACGCTGGGCGGCTACGCCCTGTCGCGCTCGGGCAACAAATACGTCTTCTGGCTGCTGATCACCGCGCTGATCTTTCGCGCCATGCCGCCGATCACGCTGGTGGCGGGCTACCTGTTGCCGTTCTTTGAATGGAACCTCTGGGGCCACTTGGCCACCACGGTGATCGTGCTGGTGGCGATCAACCAGCCATTCACGCTGTGGATGCTGCATTCCTTCTTCACCAAAATTCCCAAGGATCTGGACGAGAGCGCCATGGTCGATGGCTGCACCCGCTTTCAGGCCTTCCGCCATGTGATCATCCCGGTCATGTGGCCCGGCGTGATCACCACGGGGCTGTTCTCGTTCCTGCTCGCCTATAACGACTTCGCGGTCACCGCGATGCTGCTCTCGAAAGAGAACCAGACCATGGTGCCCAAGATCGCAAGCTTCCTTGGCACTACCCAGACCGAGGGCAACGTCATGTTCGCCGTGGCCTCCGTGGTCTCGGCCACCGCGCCGCTCTTCGTGCTGGTGCTCTTCTTCCAACGTCAAATTGTCTCCGGCCTGACCGCCGGTGCCGTGAAAGGCTGA
- a CDS encoding NAD(P)-dependent oxidoreductase translates to MQAGSHSAAKGRNAMTKERVGFVGVGLMGHGMAKNILQAGHEVSVIAHRNRAPVEDLVSLGASEVGTLADIARSSTVIHICAPGSPQVEAIVAEMMPHMQAGSVIVDCSTSDPGSTEKLAQSLEDAGFHMTDAPLGGTPVQAESGQLATMVGASAEVFARIRPILQAWAKDIVHLGPSGAGHKMKLLNNFLAMGYGALYAEALAVAEKSGITTEQFDSVIRGSRMDCGFYQTFMGYAVEGNKNAHKFTLTNAYKDMRYLASMADTAGAANPMGAAIKNSYALAVNTGGDGPEDYVPHLVDFVARANGVKKG, encoded by the coding sequence GTGCAGGCGGGGTCACACTCCGCCGCGAAAGGGAGAAATGCAATGACCAAAGAGCGCGTCGGATTTGTCGGAGTGGGCCTGATGGGCCACGGCATGGCCAAGAATATTTTGCAAGCAGGCCATGAGGTTAGCGTGATTGCGCACCGCAACCGCGCGCCGGTCGAAGACCTTGTTTCGCTGGGAGCGTCGGAAGTGGGCACCTTGGCCGACATCGCGCGCAGCTCGACGGTCATTCACATCTGCGCCCCCGGCAGCCCGCAGGTCGAGGCGATCGTGGCCGAAATGATGCCGCATATGCAGGCGGGATCGGTGATTGTCGACTGCTCCACCTCCGACCCCGGATCGACGGAGAAACTGGCGCAAAGCCTTGAAGATGCAGGGTTTCACATGACTGACGCGCCCTTGGGCGGCACGCCGGTTCAAGCGGAGTCGGGACAGTTGGCGACCATGGTGGGGGCGTCGGCGGAGGTCTTCGCGCGGATCAGGCCGATTTTGCAGGCCTGGGCCAAGGACATAGTGCATCTTGGGCCGTCGGGTGCGGGGCATAAGATGAAGTTATTGAACAACTTTTTGGCCATGGGATACGGCGCGCTCTATGCGGAGGCGCTGGCGGTGGCAGAGAAGTCCGGCATCACCACCGAGCAGTTTGACAGCGTGATCCGTGGATCGCGGATGGATTGCGGGTTCTATCAGACCTTCATGGGCTACGCCGTCGAGGGGAATAAAAACGCGCATAAGTTTACTTTAACCAATGCTTACAAGGACATGCGTTATCTCGCCTCGATGGCGGACACGGCTGGTGCCGCCAATCCGATGGGGGCTGCGATCAAGAATTCCTACGCCTTGGCGGTCAACACCGGGGGGGATGGGCCGGAAGATTACGTGCCGCATCTGGTGGACTTCGTGGCGCGGGCAAATGGTGTGAAAAAGGGTTAA
- a CDS encoding aspartate/glutamate racemase family protein, which produces MKRILVINPNSNAAVTNGLQHCLAPLQIKGQIEIECMTLAEGPFGIETMLDAESVVLPLRRVVLEREDADAYVIACYSDPGLALCREATPKPVFGIQESGLFSALQRGARVGVVALGTKSIARHLPYIRALGLESRLAAERPLHLSVAQSEEAAAFPRIEEVARLLVEEDLADTILLGCAGMAGHVKRLEDALGVPVTEPTQAATVQALGAVLLN; this is translated from the coding sequence ATGAAAAGGATACTGGTGATCAACCCCAACTCGAATGCCGCTGTGACCAACGGGCTGCAGCACTGCCTTGCGCCCCTCCAGATAAAGGGACAGATCGAAATCGAGTGCATGACGCTCGCGGAAGGACCGTTCGGGATCGAGACGATGCTTGACGCTGAAAGCGTGGTGCTGCCACTGCGCCGCGTGGTTCTGGAGCGAGAAGATGCAGATGCCTATGTCATCGCATGTTATTCTGATCCCGGGCTGGCGCTTTGCCGCGAGGCGACACCAAAACCGGTCTTTGGCATTCAGGAAAGCGGACTGTTTTCCGCGCTGCAACGTGGGGCGCGGGTGGGGGTCGTGGCCCTTGGCACCAAATCTATCGCGCGCCATTTGCCCTACATCCGTGCGCTGGGTTTGGAAAGCCGCTTGGCCGCAGAACGTCCCTTGCACCTATCAGTTGCACAGAGCGAAGAGGCAGCAGCCTTTCCCCGGATCGAAGAGGTTGCGCGGCTCCTCGTCGAGGAGGACCTGGCCGACACGATCCTGCTGGGCTGTGCGGGGATGGCGGGCCATGTCAAACGGCTGGAAGATGCGTTAGGTGTACCGGTCACGGAACCGACCCAAGCTGCAACGGTCCAGGCCCTCGGCGCGGTATTGCTGAACTGA